A stretch of DNA from Thermanaerothrix sp.:
GGCCTCCAGGGAGGAGCCGTCCTCCACCGCCTCCCGGCCCCAGCGGATAACCGTCCTCAACACCGCCTCGGCGAAACCGTCCTGTATGGGGGTGCCGTCCACGCCGTTGAAGTACCCCTCCGTGAGGTGGGCTATTATGTCGCTTATCCCGTAGGCCGTGTGGTCCTTTGGCACCGATATGGTGAGCTCCGGGTCCACCACCGCCGCCTTGGGGAAGAGGCACTCCGCCTCCACGAAGGTCTTGACCTTCAACTCGTCGGAGCTTATCACCGCTCCCTCGTTCATCTCCGATCCAGTGGCCGCCAGGGTGGGCACGGTGATTATGGGCAGCGCCCTTTCGGGAAGCCTGGGCTTTCTAGCGCCCACGTACATCATGTCCCAGGGGTCCCCCTCGTAGAGGGCCGCGGCGGCCATCACCTTCGCGGCGTCCATGACGCTTCCGCCTCCTAATGCCACCACCAGGTCGCATCCGGCGCGCCTTATGATCTCCGCCCCCCGCCGGACGGTGCTTATCCTGGGGTTGGGCTCCACCCCCTCCATCTCGACGAAGGAGACCCCCGCGGACCTAAGGGCCTCGGCGGCCTTTTGGAAGGCGCCGCTTCGCTTGACGCTTCCTCGGCCGGTCACGAGAAGCGCCAGGCGGCCGTAAGGGGCCGCGGCCTCCCCCAGCTTGGACACGCACCCAGCGCCGAAGATGATCCGGGTGGGGTTGTAGAAACTGAACTTCATAGGGACACCTCCTAAGGGGAATATGAAGAGGCTCTTTCAGGATAAAATCCTCTTCCCCGGGCCTTAGGATACATTTTACGACGTTATGCCAAAGATGACCCATGATTTCACTCTCCTGCCAAGGTATGCCCCTGGTGCGGGTTATGTGGTTAGTGGGCGGGGTATTGGGTATATGGTTATGGTATATGATTGT
This window harbors:
- a CDS encoding iron-containing alcohol dehydrogenase; the encoded protein is MKFSFYNPTRIIFGAGCVSKLGEAAAPYGRLALLVTGRGSVKRSGAFQKAAEALRSAGVSFVEMEGVEPNPRISTVRRGAEIIRRAGCDLVVALGGGSVMDAAKVMAAAALYEGDPWDMMYVGARKPRLPERALPIITVPTLAATGSEMNEGAVISSDELKVKTFVEAECLFPKAAVVDPELTISVPKDHTAYGISDIIAHLTEGYFNGVDGTPIQDGFAEAVLRTVIRWGREAVEDGSSLEARTQVQWASVVALNGWVQAGTRAYFPVHMMEHTLSALHDVPHGAGLAVLNPAWMSFAASSRPEKFAAFARNVMGVQEKDLRSAAEEGIRRLREFLASIGCPSRIRDMVGSPLDPGTYARATLDVAGDQRGLLKGRPDMDLGDVERVFEAAL